The DNA region CAAGGACACCCAGCTCGCCCTCGTGCGCGGGGCGCGGGGGTTGAGAAGCGAGCGCCTGATGCGGGTCTCGCCGCCCGCCCCGATCCTCGACCCGGCGGGCGGGCCCCTGATCGCGGTGCGGCTGAATATTCTCACTCGTAAGACCCTCGGCGGGCTGGAGACGGACTTGCAGGGGCGGGTGCTGAGGCCGGGCGGCGACGTCATCCCCGGCCTCTACGCGGCGGGCGAGGTCGCGGGCTTCGGCGGCGGCGGGATGCACGGCTACCGCTCGCTGGAGGGCACCTTCCTGGGCGGCTGCCTCTTCAGCGGGCGGGTGGCGGGGCGGGCGAGCGCGGCGGCGGTGTGAAGCGAGGGCCGTTTCCGCCCATTTTAACCACCGCGTAACCGACCCCGGGCAAGCTCTGGGCATGAACAGAAACCTTTCCCTGCTGGCCCTGACAGGCACGCTCGCCCTCGGAGCGTTCGCGGGTTTTGAATTGTCGGAGCGGACGAACGCGCAGACCTCGCTCGTGCCGACCGCCGTGACCCGGACGGCGACACCTTCCTCCTCCGGGCCCTCCTCTCCCGTCTACGACTCGGGCCGCGCCCGCACCGAGTCGGAGGCGAACACCGTGCAGGTCGTCAAGGGGCGCCAGGACGGCCTCGTCTACATCAGCGTGACCGAGAACGCGAGCGGCCCCCAGGCCGAACCCGGCCAGCGCCCGCAAGACCAGTTCGGGTTCGACATTCCCGGCCTCCCGGAAGGCGGGTCAGACGGTGGGCCCAGCGGCGTGCAGCAGGGCACCGGCAGCGGCTTCTTCGTGAACTCGCAGGGCGACATCATCACCAACAACCACGTCGTCGAGGGGGCCAGCGAGATCACTATCCGCCTTCACGGCAACAAGCAGACCTACAAGGCGCGGGTGATCGGCCGCGCCCCCGACTTCGACCTCGCCCTCATCCGCGCGGAGGGGGTGCCGCGTGACGCCGTCAAGCCCATCCCGCTCGGCGACTCCTCGCAGCTCGACGTGGGCCTCAAGGCCATCGCCATGGGCGCCCCCTTCGGCCTGGACTTCAGCGTCTCGGAGGGCATCATCTCCAGCCTGGAGCGCACGGTGCCCGTCGGCACCAAGGGCGTGAGCCAGAGCGTGATCCAGACGGACGCGGCGATCAACCCCGGCAACTCGGGCGGCCCCCTGCTGAACAGCGCCGGGCAGGTCATCGGCGTGAACACCCAGATTCTCACGGGCGGCAGCGGCCAGAGCGCGGGCGTGGGCTTCGCCATCCCCGTGAACACCGTCAAACGCATGCTCCCCCAACTCCGGGCGGGCGGTGAATTGCGCACCCCCACCCTCGGCATCCAGTTCACCGACCTCAGCGCCCTCTCGCCCGACGAGCGCCAGCGGCTGAACCTCCCGGCGACGGGCGCCCTGGTGCAGCAGGTCTATCCCGGCAGCCCGGCGGCGGAGGCAGGGCTGAGGGGCAGCGCCCAGCCCACCGCGAACGATCAGACTCAGGATTTCCAGGGGCAGGGCGGCCAGGGTGAGCCCCAGAGTGCCGGCGGCGGCGACATCATCACCGCCGTGGACGGCCAGCCGGTGAGCGAGGGCGACGACCTGCGCCGGGCGATCATCGCCAAGCGCATCGGCGACCCCGTGCGCCTGACCGTCCAGCGCGACGGGCAGACCCGCGAGGTCACGGTGAACCTCCAGGCGTTCGACATCCCGGGCGCGCAGCAGCAGTAACAAAGACACGACCGGCCCCGGACGGCACGCGCACCGTATCCGGGGCCGGTTCGACTTGCTCCCTCAGCCCTTCACGCTGCCCGTCAGCGACGCGCCCTCGATGAAGTACTTCTGGAACACGAAGAAGATCACCACGACCGGCAGCAGCACGAGGACCGAGGCGGCCATCAGGAGTTGCCACTGGGTGTCGTTGGCCGAGCGGAAGGTCGCCAGCCCCACCTGGAGGGGGTAGAGCCGCTCGTCGTTGAGGTAGAGCAGGGGGTTCACGTAGTCGTTCCAGGTGCCGTCGAAGGTGAAGATGGCGACCGTGGCGAGGGCCGGGGTCGCCAGCGGCAGCACCACCCGCGCCCAGATCCACAGCTCGTTCGCCCCGTCCACCCGCGCGGCCTCCAGCAGTTCATTCGGGATGCCCAGAAAGTACTGCCGAAGCAGGAAGGTGAAGAAAGCGCCCGCGAAGAAGCTCGGCACGATCAGGGGCAGGTAGGTGTTGATCCAGCCCAGCTTGCTGAACAGCACGTACTGGGGCACCATCGTCACCAGCCCGGGAATCATCATCGTCGAGAGCAGCACCAGGAAGAGGAAGTCGCGCCCCGGGAAGCGCAGCTTGGCGAACCCGTACGCCGCCAGAGAACAGGAGAGCACGGTGCCGAAGGAGACGCTGAGGGCGTAGAGCAGGCTGTTGATGGCGTAGCGGGTGAAGGGCGCACTCGCCCACGCCTTCGCGTAGTTCCCCCACACGACCGGGTTGGGAATCCAGCGCGGCGGGTATTCGAGCACCTGTGCGTCCTGCTTGAGCGAGGTCGAGACCATCCACAGTGCCGGATAGAGGATCAGCAGGGACAGCCCGATCAGGGCGGCGAGGGCGAGCAGGCGGCCGAGCAGCGCACCTCCCAGTCGAGGGCGGGGCCCTCCCGTCCTGAGCGGGCGCACCTGCACCTGGGGACGGGTCAGCGCCACCTCAGCGCACCTCCCCCTCGTAGTGGACCCAGCGTTTCGAGAGCCATAGTTGCACGCCCGTGATCGCCAGCGTGATCAGCAGCAGAATCCACGCCATCGCCGAGGCGTAGCCCATCCTCAGGTCGGTGAAGGCCGTCTGCCAGATGTAGAGCCCATAAAAGAGCGTGCTGTCGCTCGGCCCACCCTTGGTAAGCACCAGCGACTCCGACCAGAACTGCATGGCGGCCGAGATGCCTGTGATGAGCTTGAAGAAGATCACCGGCGAGATCAGCGGCACCGTCACCGCCCAGAACTGCCGCACGGGGGAGGCCCCGTCGATCTGCGCCGACTCGTACAGGTCGCGCGGCACGCCTTTCAAGGCGGCCAGGTAGAACATGAAGCTTCCCGCCGCAGTCCACATGCTCATGATGATGAGGGCGGGCTTGGACCACACCGGATCGCCGAACCACAGTGGCAGGTTGTTCTCGTTCACTCCCAGGCGGTACAGGGCCGTGTTGATCAGCCCCACCTGCGGGTTGAACACCCACAGCCACAGCAGCAGCACCGCCACGCCCGTCAGCACCTTGGGCAGGAAGAAGATGGTGCGGAAGAGGCGCTGGCCCGGCACCTGCTGATTGAGCAGCGTGGCGATCAGGAGCCCGGTGGCGATTCCCAGCGGCACGGCGAAGGTGGCGTAATAGGCGGTGTTGCCCAGCGCCTTCCAGAAGCGGGAGTCCTGGGTGAAGAGCCCCACGTAATTCCGCACCCCCACCCAGTCGAAGCGCGAGGTGATGTCGTAGTTGGTGAAGCTGGTGTAGAGCGAGAAGAGCATCGGCCCCAGCACGAAGGCGAGGAAGCCGATCAGCCACGGGGCGATAAAGAGATACCCCCACAGCGCCTCCCGCTGGCGACCGTTGAGGCCCCGGCGGCGGGGGCGGAAGATGGGGGCGGGGGCGGCGCGGCTCATGGCCGGGCGTCCCTCGTCGGGGAGTGCGTCATCCAGAGACCTCCTCAGCGGCAACCGGGCGAAGCGGGGCCACCCGCCTCACCCGGCCGGAAGCGGACTTACTTGTTGCTGTTGACGAGCCGCTGGACCTGCCCCTGCGCCCCCTCCAGCGCCTGCCTCGGGTCCTGGCCCCGATACACGGCGTCCTCGACGGCCTTGTCGAGCAGGCTACCGTAGCTGGGGGCGTAGGGCGGGGCCGAGCTGACCACCGTGTACTTCATGTTCGCCGACATCAGGCGGAAGGCAGGGGTGGTCACGCTCAGAGAGGCGTTCTTCGCCCCGGGGAAGTCGTTCTGCTCCTGCGCCCAGATGCGCGCCCCCTCGGTCGCCATCCAGCGGGCGAAGGCGAACGCCTCCCTGGGGTGCTTCGAGCCGACCGGGATTTCGAGATTGAAGCCGCCGCCCGAGGACGTGCCCGGCCCCGGCTGGCCCGTCGGGGTGGGGATGCGGACCATGCCGTAGTTCAGGTTCGGCGCGTACTTCTTCAGCGTCGCCGCGTACCCGCCGATGTCGATGATCATGCCCAGCTTGCCCGAGATGAAGGGGTCCTGGGCCCCGCTGCCGAAGGAACTCTTGAACGCCTGCACGTTGCGGGCCCCCAGGCGGTCGGTCCAGTCCTTGATCCAGGTCAGCGTCTTCACGGCCGCCGGGTTGGTGAAGCGCGGGTTCACCATCTCCTCGTCCCACATGCTGCCGCCCGCGTTCGCCACCCAGCTCTCCAGCCCGAAGCTGCCGTAGAGGGGATGGAAGCCGATGCGGCTGTAGACCGGCCCGGTCTTCTTGTCGAGCCGCTTCGCGTACGCCTCCAGCTCGTCCCAGGTCGCCGGCGGCTTGTTCGGGTTGAGGCCAGCCTCCTTGAAGAGGTCCTTGTTGTAGTACAGGAAGCGGGTGTCCGTCACGAAGGGCAGGCCGTACTGGGCGCCCTTGTAGGTCGCCGTGGCCCAGAGGTTCGGGTAGAACTGACTCTTCAGCTTCTCCGCCCCCAGCGGGCTGAGGTTGGTCGCCTGGTTCTTCGCGGCCCGCAGCGGCGTCGTGCGGATGTCGATCACCACCACGTCCGGCGGGTTCTTCGCGGCGATAGCGGCCAGCGTCTTCGTCGGGAGCTGGTCGAAGGGCACGAAGGTGTACTTCACCTGGATATTCGGGTTCTTCTTGTTCCAGGTGTCGATGATCCGGTTGATGGTGGGGCGGCGCTGCTCGGAGCCCCAGTGGGCCCACAGGTCGAGGGTCACCGCCTGCGCGCCCGCCTGGCCGAGCAGGGCGGCCGTAGTCAGAAGCAGAATGTTTTTCATGTCGAACCTCGTCGGAGTCAGCAAGTTCGGGCGTCGGAAGGAGCGGCCCCGCCTCTTTCCGGCCGACCACTCACCGCCCGCGCCTCGTCTGACCCGAGTATGGTAGCGGAGGGCGCCACAGTCCCGCTACGCGCTCATTCTTTACAACACGTCCCGTAACGAGGGCCTACGGCGCGGCGCAGGTTCCCCGGTCGCCACACAGGCCCAGTACAGCAGCAGTGCACCGACCCCCACCACCGGCCACAATGACGTGAACCACCACCCCAGCCCCGCGAGGAAAAGGGGCGGCAGCGCGCACAGGTGGCTGTAGGCGGGGTAAGCCAGCACGATGCTCACTGCCTCGGTCAGGGCCCGGCGAAGCGGCACGCCCTCGGCAAGCGCGTCGAGGAAAAAGGGTTGCAGAGCCAACCAGAACCAGGCCAGATAGACACCCAGGACCGCCGTGAGGGTGCCGGTCAGGGTGCCGGGCCGTGCTTTCCAAAGCTCCACATCGGCGTACAGGACGAAGAGCAGCAGCGCGTTCAGCGCCGCCCACCCGGTCCCCGGCCACCACAGCCGCCGCCCGAAGCGGGGAAGCGAGGTGTACGGCTCCTCGGGAACCGACGCGCCCTCCTGCCGCTCGTCCTCGACCTCCAGCACCGCCCGCCGCAGCCAGGCGTAGGCGGTCAGAGTGGTAGCCCCCAGCGTCAGCAGCGGCCAAGAGGCGACGAGCCACAGCACGTTCACCACGATCAATCGCGGGAGATTGTGCCAGAGGCGGGCCGTTGCCACACGCCACACAAGCACCGCTCCCCGCATGGGGGGCAGGATAGCGTCGGTCTCAAGAGGTGCCTCTAACTCACCACCGTCCCCGCCCCGCCCAGCGCAGCGCTCACCGGCTGCCCCGCCCGCGCGTCCCCGAAGATCACCCGCTTCACGCCGCCCTGGACGGCCTCGGCAGCCCCCAGCACCTTCTTCTTCATGCGGTCCTGGGCGAATTCCAGATAGCTCTCCACATCGTTCGCCGCAATCTCGTGGATCAGGCTGCTCTCGTCCGGGTAGCTCCGCAGCAGGCCGGGCACGTTGGAGAGCAGAAGCAGCGCGTCGGCTTTCAGGGCGACGGCCAGCGCGGCGGCGGCGCGGTCGCCGTCCACGTTGATCGCCACGCCCTCGTAGCTCGCGGCGGGGGGGGTCAGGACGGGGAGGTAGCCCGCGCCCAGCAGCAGATTCACGAGGTCCACGTTCACCCGCTCGACCGTGCCCGTGTGGTCGCCGCGCAGCACCCGGACCTTGCCGTTCTCGACCGCCCGCACGGAGTCCTTATGGCGGCCCTCGAAGATGCGCCCGTCGAGTCCCGAGAGCCCCACCGCGTTCACCTCGAGGCGCTGGAGCCGCTCGACGATGCCTTTGTTCATCTTGCCGCAGTACACCATCTCGAAGATTTCGAGGGTCGCGCGGTCGGTGAAGCGCGAGGTGTAGCCGCTCGGGCTCGTCACGAAGCGCGGCGGGTGTCCCAGCGCCTCGGCGATCCGGTTCGTCTCCCCGCTGCCCCCGTGGACGAGGACGAGGCGCTCGCCCTCCTTCCACCGGACGGCGAGGTCGGCGCACACGGCGTCGTAGTCGATTCCGGCGCTTCCACCCACCTTGACGACGATCATGCCCGGGAAGGTAGCACGCGGTCAGAACGTGCCTCCGGCAGGTGGTCTGAACACCCTCACCCCGCCGTCGCCGCCCGGCGCACGGCCAGCCTCAAGCCGGCGACGAGCAGCGCCGCCCCGACGAGCGCCGCGAAGACCGCCCCCGCCGTGAAGGCGTGACTCACGTCGTCGCCGCGCACAAAGGGCCGCGCGAGCAGCGGCGAGAGGAACTGCCCCAGGAAGATGCTCGCCGACAGCCCGCTCATCACCCGCCCGCGAGCGTGGGCCGGGGCCAGGCCCGCCAGGAAGGTCGTGAGGTTCGGGGTGACCAGGCCCGCGCCCGCCCCGCCGATCATCAGACCGGGGACGACCCACCCGGCCCCGGGGGCGAGGCTCACCACCGTCCACCCGGTCGCCATCGCCAGGATGCTCAGGCCCGCCGTCAGGGTCGGGGTGCGGGTGCCGCCCCGCCGTGAGAACCACAGCGCCGCAAGCGCCCCCGACAGGGTGCTGATGCCCATGACGAAACCGACCTGTGCCGGGGCCACCCCCAGTCCTTCCAGTCGGTAGGGAAGCTGCGTGGGCATCAGGTAGAAGACCACCATGTACCCCAGCGCCACCGCGTAGGCCGGGAGGACCCAGCGCCACGGCACCCGCTCGGCGGCGGCCTCGGCGCTCCTCGCCCCCGTCGTCTCCCCGCGCGGCAGCCGCAGGGCCAGCGGCACGATGAGCAGGGCGGCGAGGTACACCGCGAAGGGGGCGCGCCACCCCACGCCCGCCAGCAGCCCGCCCAGCGGCAGGAAAATCACCCCGCCGAGGCTGGTGAAGGCACTCTGCAACCCCAGGAAGCGCGCCCGCGCCTCCCCCGCGAAGAGGTCCGCCACGAGCGCCGACCCCGCCGTCGTCGTCGCCCCTACCGCCAGACCTAGGAAGACCCGACCGAGCATGAGGGTGGTCAGGTCCGGCGCGTAGAGCCCGCTCGACCCGGCGAGGGCGTAGAGCAGCATCGCCACGACGAGGACCGGACGCCGCCCGATCCGGTCCGTGACGTACCCGCTGATGGGTGCACTTACGGCGATGGCGAGACCCACCACCGTCACGGTCAGGCGCACGAGGACGTCGGCGTTCGGCAAGCCCGCGAAATGCGCCTGCATGGCGGGCAGCGAGGGCGCGATGGTCGCCCCGCTCATGATGGTGAGGGTGGCGGTGAAGAGCAGCGTCAGCCGAGTGACCAGGGGCACGGGCGGGGAAAGGGGGGAGGAGACCGTCATGCCCCGAGGTTGCGCCCAACGTGCGGGCGCAAACGTGCGTTTCCTCCCCAGGAACAGAAGCGCTTACACCTACAGCCCAAAGACGCCCCGCTGCCCCGGCTGCACGAGGTCCACGTACTCGCGGTGTTCACGGATAAAGGCCGCCACGAAGGGGCACATGGGCACGACCTGTCGCCCCTGGGCGCGGGCGTCGTCGAGCGCCGCGCGGACGAGGGTGCTTCCCAGCCCCTGCCCCTCGTGTCCCTCCTCGATCTCGGTGTGCGTGAACATCAGCGCGGGCCCTGCCGGGCGGTACTCGGCGATCCCCACGACGTTGCCGTCCAGGCGGAGTTCGTAACGACGTTCGGCCTCGTTGTTGGTCACCTGCGTGTCGTCGCTCATGGCTCAGGGTACAGCCCCGGGTCCAGAAAGGGGACGGCGGCGAACGCCACCCCCTGCCGCCACACGTCCGCCCGCGTCACCAGCCCCCGGCTGAGCGCGCCGAAACTCCCCACGCCCCGGTTCACGTCCACCGTGCCCAGCAGCTCGTCCATGACCCGGCCCAGCTCCTCGCCCGCCCGCACCCGCGCCGCGACCCCGGGGGGCAGCCGCATCTCCGCCGTGCGCGCGACCTCCACCCGATCCCCGCGCGCCACCGCGACGAAGCCGAAGAGCCGGGCCTCCTCTCTCTCGAAGGTCACGCCGCCCTCCAGCCCGACGCCCCAGTCTGCGCCGACGAGGGCCGCCCGCGCCCGGTTGACCGCCCCCTCGCGCGTCTGCGCCTCCCCGACGGGTTGCCCCGGCACGCCGCTGGGCACGTCCACCCCCTCCACCTCGGCGTCCGGCCACCACGCGCCGAACACCTCGCGCACCGGCCGCACCTTCGCGGGGTTCAGGCTGCCCACCCGCACCCTCATTCCGCGTCCACCGGCCAGTCCCCGAGGACTCTGCGCAGCAGGGCCACCTGCCCCCAGTGGTAGGCGTTGTGCGCGGCGAGGTCGGTGAGCACGTCCCGCGCCCGCTCGGAGGGGTCCCCCGCCAGCGCCTGCGCCTCGGCGAGTTCGAGGGTGAGTTCGTCCAGCAGGTGCCGCCACGCCGCCCCGGTGATGGGTGCGCCCGGCCACACGTCGAGCCCTTCCGGCCACGCCTGGGTGCGGCCCGAGGCGAGGTCGAGGCTGGCGCGTCCGGTGACGGCGAGGTGGGCGAGCACGGCGGCGAGGGTGTACGGCACGCCGGGCACGGTTCGGGAGGCGGCCTCCAGGGTGAGCCCTTCGAGCAGACGGGACGGCTCGCGGAAGGCGGCCCCGCCTGCCAGGGAGGCTTGCAACAGGTTCATGGGCCCCAGCCTAGCCTGCCCCCGCGTCTCAAGGGACCCCCAAGGCCGCGTTTCGGGAGCGTAAAGGGGGCGGGCCGTCTTTCGGGTATTTCTGTCGGGGCGGGGGCCGACACTACGGGGCAGAGGACGGGAGACGCCGATGTTCAGTTCCGACACCACGCCCATCGAGATTCTGCTCGTCGAGGACACCGAGGCCGACATCCTCCTGACCGAGGAGGCCTTCGCGGCGGCGGGCATCGCCAACCGCCTGCACGTCGTCCGCGACGGGGTCGAGGCCCTCGCCTTCCTGCGCCAGGAGGGCAGGTACGCAGGCGCCCCCCGCCCCGACGTGATCCTCCTCGACATCAACATGCCGCGCATGAACGGCCTCGAACTCCTCGCCGTCCTCAAGCGCGATCCTACCCTCATGACCATCCCGGTCATCATCCTCACGACCAGCCAGGCCGAGGAGGACATCCTGCGGTCGTACCAGGCCCACGCCGCGAGCTACGTCGTCAAACCCATCGACTTCGGCCGCTTCTACGAGGCGATCCAGGCCCTCGGCCGCTACATGCTGACCATCGTGCGGGTGCCGCCGCCGGGGTAAGCGGGGGCGAGACCATGCTTCACGGCGCCAGGAGGAACCGGACGGTCTCGTCCCGCATCTTCTGGCTCGTGTAGTGGCCCACTCCTGGAAATACGGCCTCGCGGAAGGTTTCGGGGCAACCCGCCCGCGCGTACGCCTCGCGGTAGGCGGCGGCGGTCGGAACGTGGTGGGCGGCGAGGGGAAAGGCCGGGTCCACGTCCCCACTCGCCAGCAGGAGGGGCGTGGGCGGGGCGTCCCCCGCGTGATCGAGCGGGCGGTGGGCGTCCAGGAAGGCGCGCAGTTCCGGCCTCCGCACCTCCGGCTCGTGCCAGATGCCAGAGGAGATCAAGGCCGCCGCCCGTCTCACCCGTTTCTGGGTACGGGCGAGGGTCTGCGTCACGTACCCGCCCATGCTCGACCCGGTGACGGAGACAGGGACCGGGCCGAACAACTCTGCCAGGGCGTCCAGCAGGGACGGGGCCTCCGCGACCGTGCGCCGCACGCTCTCCCAGACGTACTCGCGGGCGTTGAGTTCAGGGGGCGTGTCCCCCAGCCGCTCACCGTGGAGCGCCGCGTCCGGGATGACGACGGCCCAGCCGTGCGTCGTCAGGGCGGAATACACGCCCAGCTTCCCCTCCTTCGCCGCCCAGGCGCCGTGATAGGTGAGGCACACGGCCCGCACGTCGGCCAGTTCCGCAGGTCGTTCGATCAGGACGGGGACGCCCGCCAGCACCCGCCGCTCGACCAGGTACGGCGTACCCTCGTGCGTCGGCGTGGCGTGTGGGTCGGCGGGGTTGAAGGTTCGCTCGGTCATGCGGGCTCCAGTCGCGCCGCCCGTCCGTCCCTGTCCAGCGCCCAAACGTCGGGATTGCGGAGGTTCGCCCACCCCTCGAAGTCGAGCCCCAGCGCGAGGGCGAGCAGATTGCCGTGGGTGACGACGGCGGTGAGGCCGTACGGATCACGGGCATCGGCGAGGGCGGTCAGGACGCGCGTCCGTGCCAGCGTGCCCGACTCACCCCCGGCGAGCATGAGTTCGGCATCCGCGAAACTGGCCCGCAGGTGGGTCATCCAGTCGGGCAGGTCGGCGCCGCTCAGCACCCGCTCCGTCAACCGCCCGTCCGTCTCGACCGTCAGCCCCAGCCGCTCCGCCAGGGGACCCACCGTGTCCACCGCCCGCCTCCACGGACTGCTCACGATGCGGGTGATGCCCAGATCGGCCAGCGTTTCCGCGAGCCGAGCCGCCTGAGCCTCGCCCTCGGAAGTCAGCGGTGCGTCCGGTGCTTGCCCCGTCGCCTTCGCGTGGCGGATGAGGAGCAGCGTTCCCGCCGCGATCTTCGGCTGATCGCTGACCGCCCCCCTCACACGTTCCCCCCCAGCCGCCGCATCTCCGCTTGCAGGGCCGCCACGTCCACGCAGCGCACCCGGCCCCCGTGCTCCCGCGCCGACCACGCCGCCGCGATCCCCGCCGCCTCGCCCATCGTGTGACAGTTCTGCTGCACCCGGATCGCCGACTGCGCCTCGAAGGTGCTCGACGCCGAGCGGCCCGGCACGAGGAGGTTGGTGATCCCCTGCGGCACGATGGAGCGGTAGGGAATCTCGTGGTAGGCGTCAGGGGCGAAGTACGGCGCCTTTCCCTCCCGCTCGTGCAGGAGGTGGGCCCCCGCCTTCACCGAGTGGATGTCCACCGGGTAGTGGTTGCGGCAGATCGAGTCCTCGAAGCGGCGGCAGTCGAGGATGTCCTCCAGGGTCAGCGTGTATTCCCCAACGATGCGCCGTGTCTCGCGCACCCCCACCATCGGGGCGACGGTGCCGATGTAGGCCGACTCGCACCCCTTCAGGTAACGGCGGCAGAACGCGGTCAGCCGGTCTATCGCCGCCCGCCCGTCCGTCTGCGCCGCGCTGAGGTGCCAGGGGTCCGCCCCGTCGTTGAGGTCCGCCCGGATGCGCGGGCAGTTGAAGCTGATCTCGCCGGGCCGCCCCGGCACGCTGAACCCCTGGAAGTAGTCGCCGTCGCGCTCCAGCAGCACGCCGGAGTCCACCGCCTCCCGGAAGAGGGGTTCGAGGGTGGACTTCTTGCCCCACACCATCCAGAAGTGCAGGAAGCTGGGGCCCGTCTGCCCCTGCCCGTGGGCGTTCAGGAAGGCGCACAGCCGCCCCGTGTCCACCCCCGCGAGCGTGAAGCGCAGGCTCATCGCCTGGTGGATGCCCTCCTCGTCGCCCGCGTGGAAGGGAACGTCCGCCCCCACGGCCACGTCCGCGTCCCCTGTGGAGTCGATGAACACGCCCGCGTGAAGGGCCTGCAATCCCCCCTTGTTGTGGACGACGAGCGCGGTGATCCGCCCCACCTCCACGAGCGGCTGGACGACATGCGTGTGGTACAGCACCTCACCGCCCGACTCCAGCAGCATCTCCTCCAGCACGAACTTCATGCCCTCGGGGTTGAACCAGTTGTCGTTGCCGCCGGGGTCGGTCGCCCCGTCGCCCCGCGCGTGCAGTCTCGCCTTGAGTTCGTCCGTCAGCCCCCGGTTGAGGTTCCGCCCCGCCGAGACGTTGCGCATCAGCGGCGTCACCCACGCGTTCGTCCCCGTGCCGCCCAGGCTGCCCTGCGCCTCCACGACGAGCACGCGCGCCCCGGCCCGCGCGGCGGCGATGCCCGCGATGGCGCCAGCGGTGCCGCCCCCGGCGACGAGGACATCCCAGGTGCGGGGTTCGGTGTGGTAGGGGAGAGTCACTGGACGTTGACCTTGCCCCATAACTTGCCGTTGACGATGACCTCGAAGGGGCCGACGCGGGCGGGCGTACCGGGATCGGCGTAGACCTTCGTCTCGTTCTTCACGGTTGCAGAACAGGCCACACCGACCAGAACGCTGCCGCGCGTGGTCAACGTCAGGCGGCTGGCCGTTCGCTGCGCGCTGAAGCCGTCGAACGTCCCGCACCCCAGCCCGACCGTCACCGTGACGTTCATGGCCTCGGTCGCCCTTACGCTCGCCGGGAACTGCACGTCCGCGACCCCCGGGCTGTTCGGGGCCCTGATAAGTCCGCAGGCGCTTAGTGGCAGAGCGAGGGCTGTGGCGACGAGCATTTTTCTCACGCCCTTATCCTGCCACTCTCCCCGCTGTCGAACGTCCGGGCGTGCCAACGCTCTTGCTCCCCCCGCAATCATCCGATCACCGGACCTCGACCTTGCCCCACGACTTCCCATTGACGATGACCTCGAAGGGGCTGGTGCGGGTGGGGGTGCCGGGGTCGGTGTAGGACAGGGTGCTCTCGGTGTAGACGGCGGGGCACACTGCCCCATAGTTGGTCTTGGTCGCCTCGGCCTTCAGGGTGAGGGTTTGAGCCGTCCGGGACACCAGGGTCAGGCGGTGGTTCGTGTCCTCGCACGATCCCATACCAACCCGCACATCCACCTGCATAGGCGCCGTCGGGGAAACGGTGGCAGGAAGAGTGACGTTGACGACGCCCAGGGTGACGGGGCGAGGTATCCCCAGAAGTCCGCACCCACCGAGGGGCAGCGCGAGAAGCAGCACGGCGGCCAATCCCATTTTCCTCATTCGCCCATCCTGCCATCCCCGGCCCTGTCCCACAGCCGCATTTGCCTCACCCCTTCACCGCTCCCTCGATCCCCTTCATGAAGTACCGCTGCCCGAAGGCGAAGATCACCAG from Deinococcus aetherius includes:
- a CDS encoding alpha/beta hydrolase family protein, whose amino-acid sequence is MTERTFNPADPHATPTHEGTPYLVERRVLAGVPVLIERPAELADVRAVCLTYHGAWAAKEGKLGVYSALTTHGWAVVIPDAALHGERLGDTPPELNAREYVWESVRRTVAEAPSLLDALAELFGPVPVSVTGSSMGGYVTQTLARTQKRVRRAAALISSGIWHEPEVRRPELRAFLDAHRPLDHAGDAPPTPLLLASGDVDPAFPLAAHHVPTAAAYREAYARAGCPETFREAVFPGVGHYTSQKMRDETVRFLLAP
- the yjjX gene encoding inosine/xanthosine triphosphatase, whose translation is MRVRVGSLNPAKVRPVREVFGAWWPDAEVEGVDVPSGVPGQPVGEAQTREGAVNRARAALVGADWGVGLEGGVTFEREEARLFGFVAVARGDRVEVARTAEMRLPPGVAARVRAGEELGRVMDELLGTVDVNRGVGSFGALSRGLVTRADVWRQGVAFAAVPFLDPGLYPEP
- a CDS encoding DinB family protein, yielding MNLLQASLAGGAAFREPSRLLEGLTLEAASRTVPGVPYTLAAVLAHLAVTGRASLDLASGRTQAWPEGLDVWPGAPITGAAWRHLLDELTLELAEAQALAGDPSERARDVLTDLAAHNAYHWGQVALLRRVLGDWPVDAE
- a CDS encoding FAD-dependent oxidoreductase; its protein translation is MTLPYHTEPRTWDVLVAGGGTAGAIAGIAAARAGARVLVVEAQGSLGGTGTNAWVTPLMRNVSAGRNLNRGLTDELKARLHARGDGATDPGGNDNWFNPEGMKFVLEEMLLESGGEVLYHTHVVQPLVEVGRITALVVHNKGGLQALHAGVFIDSTGDADVAVGADVPFHAGDEEGIHQAMSLRFTLAGVDTGRLCAFLNAHGQGQTGPSFLHFWMVWGKKSTLEPLFREAVDSGVLLERDGDYFQGFSVPGRPGEISFNCPRIRADLNDGADPWHLSAAQTDGRAAIDRLTAFCRRYLKGCESAYIGTVAPMVGVRETRRIVGEYTLTLEDILDCRRFEDSICRNHYPVDIHSVKAGAHLLHEREGKAPYFAPDAYHEIPYRSIVPQGITNLLVPGRSASSTFEAQSAIRVQQNCHTMGEAAGIAAAWSAREHGGRVRCVDVAALQAEMRRLGGNV
- a CDS encoding histidine phosphatase family protein, producing the protein MRGAVSDQPKIAAGTLLLIRHAKATGQAPDAPLTSEGEAQAARLAETLADLGITRIVSSPWRRAVDTVGPLAERLGLTVETDGRLTERVLSGADLPDWMTHLRASFADAELMLAGGESGTLARTRVLTALADARDPYGLTAVVTHGNLLALALGLDFEGWANLRNPDVWALDRDGRAARLEPA
- a CDS encoding response regulator — its product is MFSSDTTPIEILLVEDTEADILLTEEAFAAAGIANRLHVVRDGVEALAFLRQEGRYAGAPRPDVILLDINMPRMNGLELLAVLKRDPTLMTIPVIILTTSQAEEDILRSYQAHAASYVVKPIDFGRFYEAIQALGRYMLTIVRVPPPG